One genomic segment of Clostridium saccharoperbutylacetonicum N1-4(HMT) includes these proteins:
- the spoIIIAB gene encoding stage III sporulation protein SpoIIIAB, whose product MFKIIIAIGIFLISTYIGFIYGDTFKKRQDQLREILKALTILENDIVYGTTPLPEALENLYSKINNPLNNLIKAIADRLIKGDVESVYQGALEEFKGLENEFYLNEADKEIMADFLKSLGSSGVLGQKKIFALAVEGIRMNLREAEDIAKKNIKLYRYLGVCLGAMIVIFII is encoded by the coding sequence TTGTTTAAAATAATCATTGCAATAGGAATATTCTTAATTAGTACATATATAGGTTTTATATATGGAGATACATTCAAAAAAAGACAAGATCAGTTAAGAGAGATATTAAAAGCATTAACAATTCTAGAAAATGATATTGTTTATGGGACAACTCCTTTGCCAGAAGCTTTAGAAAATCTTTACAGTAAAATAAACAATCCGTTAAATAATTTAATTAAAGCTATTGCTGACAGATTAATTAAAGGAGATGTAGAAAGTGTATATCAAGGAGCACTAGAAGAATTTAAAGGATTAGAAAATGAATTTTACTTAAATGAAGCTGACAAAGAAATAATGGCAGATTTTTTGAAATCTTTAGGGTCTTCAGGAGTTTTGGGACAGAAAAAGATATTTGCTTTAGCAGTAGAAGGCATAAGAATGAATTTAAGAGAGGCAGAAGATATTGCTAAAAAAAATATTAAGTTATATAGATATCTTGGAGTTTGCCTAGGAGCAATGATAGTTATATTTATTATATAG
- a CDS encoding GH25 family lysozyme → MKGIDVSNHNGNINFNQVKMAGVEAVYIKATEGTTFTDNYLETNYSNAHYAGLKAGFYHFLVGTSSPETQATSFYNAIKNKTNDLIPMLDIETKFDGLMDYVIRFINKFKELSSFTIGVYTYTGFMDNLDNRIANYPLWEANYNNDPWNLSDNFFTNRVGHQYTETGSINGISTACDINDFNEGILMNTTGYVITTYLPNGYQGNNEFNGVDSDYVLQYFKGIRCYFRGNEKGVWIETQILPLEKCRELQKVLGSWFYSIETK, encoded by the coding sequence ATGAAAGGTATAGATGTAAGTAATCATAATGGTAATATAAATTTTAACCAGGTAAAAATGGCAGGCGTTGAAGCTGTTTATATAAAAGCCACAGAAGGGACAACATTTACTGATAACTATTTAGAGACAAATTATTCAAATGCTCATTATGCAGGACTAAAGGCTGGCTTTTATCACTTTTTAGTTGGGACTAGTTCACCTGAGACTCAGGCAACTAGTTTTTATAACGCTATTAAGAATAAAACAAATGATCTTATTCCAATGCTTGACATAGAAACAAAATTTGATGGGTTAATGGATTATGTTATTAGATTTATAAATAAGTTTAAAGAGCTATCAAGCTTTACTATAGGAGTTTATACTTATACTGGATTTATGGATAATCTAGATAATAGAATTGCAAATTACCCATTATGGGAGGCGAATTATAATAATGATCCATGGAACTTATCAGATAATTTTTTTACAAACAGGGTTGGACACCAATACACTGAAACAGGTTCAATCAACGGTATAAGTACAGCTTGTGATATCAATGATTTCAATGAAGGAATATTAATGAATACAACCGGTTATGTAATTACAACTTATTTGCCTAATGGGTATCAAGGCAATAATGAATTTAATGGAGTGGATTCTGATTATGTACTTCAGTATTTTAAAGGCATACGTTGCTATTTCAGGGGGAATGAAAAAGGGGTATGGATAGAAACACAAATATTACCTTTAGAAAAATGTAGAGAACTCCAAAAAGTTCTAGGAAGTTGGTTCTATTCAATAGAAACAAAATAA
- the spoIIIAC gene encoding stage III sporulation protein AC: MHDISILFKIGGAGILLVVLDKVLTSSGKGEIAAITNIAGVVIILLMIISIIGDLFSTVKTMFIM; the protein is encoded by the coding sequence ATGCACGATATAAGTATTCTTTTTAAAATAGGGGGGGCTGGTATACTGTTAGTGGTTTTAGATAAGGTATTAACGAGCAGTGGAAAGGGGGAAATAGCAGCTATCACGAATATTGCAGGTGTTGTAATAATTCTTCTGATGATAATTTCAATTATAGGGGATTTATTTAGTACAGTTAAGACAATGTTTATTATGTAG
- a CDS encoding Ig-like domain-containing protein: MKNYFKKFSTMFIMLLVVIGVGVIQNGTVANAATIGEPLTSPEAGWTAVDDTDSKIVSPKGTINNYTERSHYNRSLRIVAGMNGKIVFQFYGTKFRIISEISSLRSSKINVKIDGINVDNITMQGNTSVNQALVYEKLGLPLTIHYVILTNVDGGIANTNMDLDAIHLDDNGYLVPYVESISLNKTSPILTVGDSRQLTAITTPLGLDLTWTSSNSNIARVDSTGKVTGVAEGAVIIKATTENGLTEICTVPVMPRGTDPNLEPRELEYIVNTARAKGDNTNNPGGEVTIIFHGSSDTTLSLVKTADVKDVWIGDNFTYTLVITNTGSKTAKAVVVNDPAPNHIDFNVSGVTTTQGTVDSSSTSKNIIVNVGDILPGGTVTIKIPSTVIA; encoded by the coding sequence GTGAAAAATTACTTTAAAAAGTTTAGTACAATGTTTATAATGTTATTAGTTGTGATAGGTGTTGGAGTGATTCAAAATGGAACTGTAGCTAATGCGGCTACTATTGGGGAGCCATTGACTTCACCAGAAGCTGGATGGACAGCTGTTGATGATACTGATAGTAAAATAGTATCTCCTAAAGGAACTATTAATAACTATACAGAGCGCTCACATTACAATCGTTCATTAAGAATTGTTGCTGGAATGAATGGTAAAATAGTCTTTCAATTTTATGGAACTAAGTTTAGAATAATTTCTGAGATATCAAGTTTAAGAAGTAGTAAAATAAATGTAAAGATTGATGGAATTAATGTGGACAATATCACCATGCAAGGAAATACTAGTGTGAATCAAGCTCTTGTATATGAAAAATTAGGGCTACCATTAACAATTCATTATGTTATTTTAACTAATGTAGATGGTGGCATTGCAAATACGAATATGGATTTAGATGCAATACATTTAGATGATAATGGGTATTTGGTACCATATGTTGAATCTATATCATTAAATAAAACATCACCTATCTTAACAGTAGGTGATTCAAGGCAATTAACAGCAATAACCACTCCATTAGGCTTGGATCTAACTTGGACATCAAGTAATTCCAATATAGCAAGAGTAGATTCAACAGGAAAAGTTACTGGAGTAGCAGAAGGAGCAGTAATAATAAAAGCTACCACAGAAAACGGATTAACTGAAATATGCACAGTACCTGTAATGCCAAGAGGAACTGATCCAAATCTAGAACCAAGAGAATTAGAGTATATAGTTAATACTGCTCGTGCAAAAGGTGATAATACCAATAATCCTGGTGGAGAGGTCACAATTATATTTCATGGATCATCTGACACTACATTGAGTTTAGTAAAAACAGCAGATGTAAAAGATGTATGGATAGGAGATAATTTCACATATACTCTTGTTATAACCAATACTGGGTCAAAGACAGCTAAGGCAGTAGTGGTTAATGATCCAGCACCAAACCATATTGATTTTAATGTTAGTGGAGTAACAACTACTCAAGGAACAGTTGATTCAAGTTCAACATCTAAAAATATTATAGTTAATGTTGGTGATATACTACCTGGAGGGACAGTAACAATTAAAATTCCTTCAACTGTAATAGCATAA
- a CDS encoding CD1247 N-terminal domain-containing protein, which yields MEELRNEIDNLRKNLSKIESKEYKECFDNVFAVLETMNQKIEELTINQEAIEENIKFMDDDLTNIQDELFEEVSIDELNDMEDEYTEINCIHCNKPIFIEQSALSNNDEIPCPYCHKNIKSK from the coding sequence ATGGAAGAGCTTAGAAATGAGATTGATAACTTAAGAAAAAATTTATCTAAGATAGAAAGCAAGGAATATAAGGAATGCTTTGATAATGTGTTTGCTGTTTTAGAAACTATGAATCAAAAAATTGAAGAGTTAACTATAAATCAAGAAGCTATCGAAGAAAATATTAAATTTATGGATGATGATTTAACTAATATCCAAGATGAGTTGTTTGAAGAAGTATCTATAGATGAATTAAATGATATGGAAGATGAGTATACAGAAATCAATTGTATTCATTGTAATAAACCAATTTTTATTGAGCAATCTGCACTAAGCAATAATGATGAAATTCCATGTCCATATTGTCATAAAAATATCAAAAGCAAGTAA
- the spoIIIAA gene encoding stage III sporulation protein AA, producing MRTIEEEAVRTLRDEEIIEIFPLKISEIIKERINKEQVYELRLKVGKPILVYSKFGENLINYIISKEDMKSIMQKISNYSLYAFEEEIRQGFITIKGGHRIGIAGECVMEKGEVKTIRNISSLNIRICREVIGCSDKIMKYIASKIKIYNTIIISPPKCGKTTIIRDIARNISNGVFSLGVSGKKVVVVDERSEIAACHLGIPQSNLGLRTDVLDNCLKREGLIMAIRSLSPEVLICDEIGTKGDTEALMMAFNSGVNIITTIHGFTVEDLYKRKVFSDLLENEILERAIILSNRNGIGTVENIYSFKGGETICLK from the coding sequence ATGAGAACGATAGAGGAGGAGGCAGTGAGAACATTGAGGGATGAGGAAATAATAGAAATATTTCCACTTAAAATAAGTGAGATTATTAAGGAGAGAATTAACAAGGAGCAAGTATATGAACTTAGGCTAAAGGTTGGTAAACCAATTTTAGTTTATTCAAAGTTTGGAGAAAATCTTATAAACTATATTATCTCAAAAGAAGATATGAAAAGTATAATGCAAAAGATTTCAAATTATTCTTTATATGCATTTGAGGAAGAAATAAGACAGGGATTCATAACAATAAAAGGTGGGCATAGGATAGGTATTGCAGGCGAATGCGTTATGGAAAAAGGCGAAGTAAAGACTATAAGAAATATATCTTCCTTAAATATAAGAATTTGCAGAGAAGTTATTGGATGTTCAGATAAGATTATGAAATACATTGCTTCAAAAATAAAGATTTATAATACAATAATAATTTCACCTCCTAAATGTGGGAAGACAACAATAATAAGAGATATTGCTAGAAATATATCAAATGGAGTTTTTTCACTAGGAGTTAGTGGTAAAAAAGTGGTTGTAGTGGATGAAAGGAGCGAGATAGCAGCTTGCCATCTTGGAATTCCACAAAGTAATTTAGGATTAAGAACAGATGTCTTAGATAATTGTTTAAAGCGAGAAGGTTTAATAATGGCAATTAGAAGCCTTTCACCAGAAGTATTAATTTGTGATGAGATTGGAACCAAAGGTGATACAGAAGCACTTATGATGGCATTTAATTCTGGGGTTAATATAATCACGACAATTCATGGCTTTACTGTTGAGGATTTATATAAACGAAAAGTTTTTAGTGATTTACTTGAAAATGAGATTTTAGAAAGAGCAATAATCTTAAGTAATAGAAATGGCATTGGAACAGTTGAGAATATATATAGTTTCAAAGGCGGTGAAACTATTTGTTTAAAATAA
- a CDS encoding phage tail protein: MAEKFYSLLTNIGKAKIANSIGLGTKVNFMIMKVGDGGGSYYEPTEDQADLKNTTWQGNINHVEIDNDNPSWLNIQVMIPSSVGGFTIREYGAFDEEGNMLGICKCAETYKPKIEDGSTKELLLNLTLAVTNTESVNLKIDPTIIFAKKSEIDQLRTDINAQLSDFVYQTAGGTSTSITLTMQTLVNGYFKTFIASANNNGAATTINGKKLYKPGTTTAPNLIAGKAYTVWYNQAGDCFFIKASAEGDAIAANVLAGKKFSNDNDTGLVGTLDLSNLVSGNIKSGVSINGVSGKASVVDTSDANALAGQILNGQTAYVNGNKVAGNMPNHSGADSPANSIAGTGAGRIYVRPQAGYYDGSVASYVDDGNYNPANIVSGKSILGLWGSATVASLGGVKIASGTITNIQYNSSNSQYYGTISGLSFTPSIIIMYYAGGIIQYPDAMIGVFCSQFVGNKYTVTKANASGYGSYLVDSTNIYNGGFKLPTFWGYYTNYPWQYIAIGN; the protein is encoded by the coding sequence ATGGCAGAAAAGTTTTACAGTTTGCTTACCAATATAGGAAAAGCAAAGATTGCTAATTCCATAGGACTTGGAACAAAAGTAAATTTTATGATAATGAAGGTTGGTGATGGTGGTGGATCCTATTACGAACCAACAGAAGATCAAGCAGATTTAAAAAATACTACTTGGCAAGGTAATATAAATCATGTTGAGATAGATAATGATAATCCTAGTTGGCTAAATATTCAAGTAATGATTCCATCAAGTGTTGGAGGATTCACAATTAGAGAATATGGGGCATTTGATGAAGAAGGTAATATGTTAGGCATATGTAAATGTGCTGAAACATATAAACCTAAAATCGAAGATGGTTCTACTAAGGAGCTGCTTTTAAATTTAACATTAGCAGTTACAAATACTGAAAGTGTAAATTTAAAAATAGATCCAACGATAATATTTGCTAAGAAATCAGAAATTGACCAACTTAGAACAGATATTAATGCACAATTGTCAGATTTTGTGTACCAAACAGCAGGAGGAACATCAACATCAATAACACTAACAATGCAAACTTTGGTAAATGGTTATTTTAAGACATTTATTGCAAGTGCGAATAATAATGGAGCTGCAACAACTATAAATGGAAAGAAATTATATAAACCAGGAACAACAACAGCACCTAATTTAATTGCTGGGAAGGCATATACAGTTTGGTATAACCAAGCAGGTGATTGTTTTTTTATCAAAGCTAGTGCTGAAGGTGATGCAATAGCTGCCAATGTACTAGCCGGAAAGAAATTTAGTAATGATAATGATACTGGATTAGTTGGGACATTAGACTTAAGCAATTTAGTAAGTGGAAATATAAAAAGTGGAGTAAGTATAAATGGTGTTAGTGGAAAAGCAAGTGTTGTAGATACATCAGACGCAAATGCATTAGCAGGACAGATATTAAATGGACAGACTGCATATGTAAATGGAAATAAGGTTGCAGGTAATATGCCTAATCATAGTGGAGCAGATAGTCCTGCAAACAGTATAGCTGGAACTGGTGCTGGCAGAATATATGTAAGACCACAAGCAGGATATTATGATGGCTCAGTTGCTTCATATGTAGATGATGGAAACTATAATCCAGCAAATATTGTAAGCGGTAAAAGTATATTGGGGCTCTGGGGAAGTGCAACAGTTGCAAGTTTGGGTGGTGTTAAAATTGCTAGTGGAACTATAACAAATATACAATATAATAGTTCAAATTCACAATATTATGGCACAATAAGTGGATTATCATTTACTCCGTCTATTATAATAATGTATTATGCTGGAGGTATAATACAATATCCTGATGCTATGATTGGAGTTTTTTGTTCTCAGTTTGTAGGGAATAAATATACAGTAACAAAAGCTAATGCTAGTGGTTATGGGAGTTATCTAGTAGATAGTACAAATATTTATAATGGAGGATTTAAACTCCCAACGTTTTGGGGATATTATACAAATTATCCTTGGCAATATATAGCAATAGGAAATTAA
- the efp gene encoding elongation factor P encodes MITAGDIRKGTTFELEGQVFTVVEFLHVKPGKGAAFVRTKLRNVISGGVTDTTFNPTTKLQEAVIERKEMQYLYSDGELYYFMDQETYEQIPLNYEKVEDAIKFLKENMFATIKFFKGDAFSVEAPNFVELLITESEPGVKGNTTTNALKPATLETGAIVNVPMFVNEGDVIRVDTRTGEYMERV; translated from the coding sequence ATGATAACAGCAGGAGATATAAGAAAAGGAACAACTTTTGAATTAGAAGGACAAGTTTTTACAGTAGTAGAATTTTTACACGTTAAACCAGGAAAAGGAGCAGCTTTCGTAAGAACTAAGCTTAGAAATGTAATTTCTGGTGGAGTTACAGATACAACTTTTAACCCAACTACAAAATTACAAGAAGCTGTAATTGAAAGAAAAGAAATGCAATATCTTTATTCAGATGGTGAATTATATTACTTTATGGATCAAGAAACATATGAACAAATTCCATTAAATTATGAAAAGGTTGAAGATGCAATAAAGTTCTTAAAAGAAAACATGTTTGCAACAATTAAATTCTTTAAAGGGGATGCTTTCTCAGTTGAAGCTCCAAACTTTGTTGAATTACTAATTACAGAATCAGAGCCAGGGGTTAAAGGGAATACAACAACTAATGCTCTTAAACCAGCAACACTTGAAACAGGTGCAATAGTAAATGTTCCTATGTTCGTTAATGAAGGTGACGTTATAAGAGTAGATACTAGAACTGGCGAATACATGGAAAGAGTTTAA
- a CDS encoding putative phage tail protein yields the protein MLLKDYISPLVCNKMVSKALEVQQPQIDNVIANINDLTNQGFIESATWSLDLWEEEFGIKSKLNDTLENRRNLVLAKKRGTGTTTVGTVKNVCNSFVDKTTVTEYSNEYYFDLLLESYNGFHNYLEDLMEIIEDLKPAHLNVNYHLKAITQSNLYIASVGFTSEIINVYPWTPSNLESKLDVYIPSHQPSSLESINVYPKEAI from the coding sequence ATGTTACTTAAGGATTACATATCACCTTTAGTTTGCAATAAAATGGTAAGTAAAGCACTTGAGGTACAACAACCACAGATTGATAATGTAATTGCTAATATTAATGATTTAACTAATCAAGGTTTTATTGAGTCAGCAACATGGAGTTTAGATCTCTGGGAAGAAGAATTTGGAATTAAGTCAAAATTAAATGATACTTTAGAAAATAGAAGAAATCTAGTTTTAGCTAAGAAAAGAGGAACTGGAACAACTACAGTTGGAACAGTTAAAAATGTATGTAATAGCTTTGTAGATAAAACAACGGTTACTGAATATTCAAATGAATATTATTTTGATTTATTACTAGAAAGCTATAATGGATTTCATAATTACCTTGAAGATCTAATGGAAATAATTGAAGATTTGAAGCCAGCTCATTTAAATGTTAATTATCATTTAAAAGCAATTACTCAATCAAATTTATATATAGCAAGTGTTGGATTTACTTCTGAAATAATTAATGTATATCCATGGACACCAAGCAACTTAGAATCTAAATTAGATGTTTATATTCCATCACATCAGCCATCAAGTTTAGAAAGTATAAATGTATATCCAAAGGAGGCGATTTAA
- a CDS encoding baseplate J/gp47 family protein, translated as MSYYRSEEDIYNEMFLGYTATSIGKESLLYNACMPVCIKLSEAYLALDEVTKQIFAKKAVESGYSSFLDLRVEEMGIKRKESTYALIEITVNGTAKMIFPKDSIVGTSDNRLYITQSDLILDDNGSGKVKVRAEKAGSKYNVTANEINYLPIKYSGIKSITNEKAYFDAYDEETNESLYYRYSLKVQIPATSGNKYHYQNWALEVDGVGSAKVYPLWNGNGTVKVVISSSNYRAASSDLIKTVADHIEENRPIGPTVTVVSVEELPLIISLKLIYDSVSYTLDTIKTNIQNSISQYLKDVALKTDHISIAKVGAIILSTSGVTDYSNLTINGSTINLPIADNQIAVLSGVVCNVT; from the coding sequence ATGAGTTATTATAGAAGCGAAGAAGATATATACAATGAAATGTTTCTTGGATATACTGCTACTAGTATTGGAAAAGAAAGTTTGTTATACAATGCTTGTATGCCAGTTTGTATCAAATTATCTGAAGCATATTTGGCCTTAGATGAAGTTACTAAACAAATATTTGCTAAAAAAGCTGTTGAAAGTGGTTATTCATCATTTCTGGACTTAAGAGTGGAAGAAATGGGAATTAAGAGAAAGGAGTCCACTTATGCGTTAATCGAAATTACTGTTAATGGAACAGCAAAGATGATTTTTCCAAAAGATAGTATTGTGGGGACCAGTGATAATAGGTTATATATTACTCAAAGCGATTTAATATTAGATGATAATGGAAGTGGGAAAGTAAAAGTTAGAGCTGAAAAAGCAGGTTCAAAATATAATGTAACTGCAAATGAAATAAATTATTTGCCAATAAAATATAGTGGAATTAAGAGCATAACAAATGAAAAGGCTTATTTTGATGCATATGATGAAGAAACAAATGAATCTCTATATTATAGATATTCATTAAAAGTACAAATTCCTGCAACGTCTGGAAATAAGTATCATTACCAAAACTGGGCTTTAGAAGTTGATGGAGTAGGAAGTGCTAAAGTGTATCCTCTTTGGAATGGGAATGGAACTGTTAAAGTTGTAATTTCTAGTAGTAACTATAGGGCTGCTTCATCTGATTTAATAAAAACTGTAGCAGATCATATTGAAGAAAATAGGCCGATAGGTCCTACAGTTACAGTTGTATCAGTTGAAGAGTTACCATTAATCATAAGCTTAAAATTAATTTACGATTCTGTATCTTACACACTAGATACTATCAAAACTAATATACAAAATTCAATTTCTCAATATTTAAAGGATGTGGCGCTTAAAACTGACCATATAAGCATAGCAAAGGTTGGCGCTATCATATTAAGTACTAGTGGAGTTACTGACTATAGTAATTTAACTATTAATGGTAGTACTATTAATTTGCCTATAGCTGATAATCAAATTGCGGTATTAAGTGGGGTGGTATGTAATGTTACTTAA
- a CDS encoding helix-turn-helix domain-containing protein, whose protein sequence is MFDNQVMPIGTKIKELRKILNMTQVELAEGICSINNISLLENNKQKLTYKLAVRLATNFNKKSKNTLITTEELMRDEDDQANIIIENNIISTLEKIKIIKSFEEMLDEAEWLLKKYNIIDKNKIKLYNTASNFYYNNYSYYKSYEMCRIGLTIAINCGNKLEEANFYISKARINVALKKYLEALQQLEHAEKINDFDNDELFRRICFNKAVLYKKMNKFAESLEYLDKIKNIVNDQKRMMDLKTMYANCLECLQEYEKSEKEYIEILDIAMKLNNQDLIALTYRNLSELHFNMKNNKNALMFINASLENNHNNSHVNDDMFFAAKIYKRLEKYSEAKKYLLRALEISEETDRENSELIENIIYELILIYIIENDEDNINLMEQKSKELNVDYRLIYLELIKYYRIKNEEKSIYFNNELIEIIKKEKNF, encoded by the coding sequence ATGTTTGACAACCAAGTTATGCCAATAGGAACAAAAATCAAAGAACTTAGGAAAATTCTAAATATGACACAAGTTGAACTTGCAGAAGGTATTTGTTCTATAAATAATATAAGTTTATTAGAGAATAATAAGCAAAAGTTAACATATAAATTAGCTGTTAGACTTGCTACAAATTTTAATAAAAAATCAAAAAACACATTAATTACAACCGAAGAATTAATGAGAGATGAAGATGATCAAGCGAATATTATTATAGAGAATAATATTATAAGTACTTTGGAAAAAATTAAAATAATAAAATCGTTCGAAGAAATGCTCGATGAAGCGGAATGGTTATTAAAAAAATACAACATTATTGATAAAAATAAGATAAAACTATATAATACAGCATCTAATTTTTACTACAATAATTATTCGTATTATAAATCATATGAAATGTGTAGAATTGGATTAACTATAGCTATTAATTGTGGTAATAAATTAGAAGAAGCAAATTTTTATATTAGTAAGGCTAGGATTAATGTAGCCTTAAAAAAGTATCTTGAAGCATTACAACAACTTGAACATGCTGAAAAAATTAATGATTTTGATAATGATGAGCTTTTTAGAAGAATATGTTTCAATAAAGCAGTGCTATATAAAAAAATGAATAAATTTGCTGAATCATTGGAGTATCTAGATAAAATAAAAAACATAGTAAATGATCAAAAAAGGATGATGGATTTAAAAACTATGTATGCAAATTGCTTGGAATGTTTGCAAGAATATGAAAAATCTGAAAAAGAGTATATTGAAATACTCGATATAGCAATGAAGCTAAATAATCAAGATTTAATAGCACTAACGTATAGGAATTTATCTGAATTACATTTTAACATGAAGAATAATAAAAATGCATTAATGTTTATAAATGCATCTTTAGAAAATAATCATAATAATTCTCACGTAAATGATGATATGTTTTTTGCAGCAAAGATATATAAAAGATTAGAAAAGTATTCAGAGGCCAAGAAATACCTTTTGCGGGCATTAGAGATAAGTGAAGAAACAGATAGAGAGAACAGCGAACTAATTGAGAATATTATATATGAATTGATATTAATTTATATAATAGAGAATGATGAAGATAATATAAATTTAATGGAACAGAAATCTAAAGAACTCAATGTAGATTATCGATTAATTTATTTGGAACTTATAAAATACTATAGGATTAAAAATGAAGAAAAGTCTATATATTTTAATAATGAATTAATAGAAATTATTAAAAAGGAAAAGAATTTTTAA
- a CDS encoding Ig-like domain-containing protein, protein MKNYFKKFSIMFVMSLTLMLGCCVNVFAADDFVTGTTNLNNTTENSATRGVQLTAPEKGWKRYDNNYSGVNYTGNWQTNDNASDFYNKSLKFSTDVNAKITFYAYTSKIRFISPITMYSWSDDVKIKVDDNEYTYSHYNSTSIWQTIVWENLKLEKKIHKIEITNPNNTLYWSIDAIDIAEDGYIVSNDESITLDKSTMNLTEGETGQLIATTTPAGAQVTWKSSDPSIATIEVDPTNGKITKVNALKEGTCTITATIADGSNLSASCTINITKKTEPTPDNPTTDSKTGAILIINLTDGETKVFDVSSSEVDKFKSWYNNKSEFENKLTYVFNKTVNSNISVEEDVVHNQITSFEIRKY, encoded by the coding sequence ATGAAAAATTACTTTAAAAAGTTTAGTATAATGTTTGTGATGTCTTTGACACTTATGCTAGGGTGCTGTGTCAATGTTTTTGCGGCAGATGATTTTGTAACAGGAACTACTAATTTAAACAATACTACTGAAAATAGTGCAACACGTGGGGTACAATTAACAGCTCCAGAAAAAGGCTGGAAAAGATACGATAATAATTATTCAGGAGTAAATTATACTGGAAATTGGCAAACTAATGATAATGCTAGTGATTTTTATAATAAATCTCTAAAATTTTCAACTGATGTAAATGCAAAAATAACATTTTATGCTTATACATCAAAGATTAGATTTATATCTCCAATTACTATGTATTCATGGAGTGATGATGTCAAAATTAAAGTTGACGATAATGAATATACGTATAGTCATTATAATAGTACTTCTATATGGCAGACTATAGTATGGGAAAATTTAAAATTGGAAAAGAAAATTCATAAAATAGAAATAACTAATCCTAATAATACGTTATACTGGTCAATTGATGCTATCGATATAGCTGAAGATGGTTATATTGTATCAAATGATGAATCAATAACATTAGATAAATCAACAATGAATCTAACAGAAGGGGAAACAGGACAATTAATAGCAACAACAACTCCAGCAGGGGCACAAGTGACATGGAAATCAAGTGATCCTTCAATAGCAACAATAGAAGTAGATCCTACTAATGGTAAAATTACAAAGGTAAATGCACTTAAAGAAGGAACTTGTACAATAACAGCAACTATAGCAGATGGTAGCAATTTAAGTGCATCATGTACTATAAATATAACTAAAAAAACTGAACCAACACCAGATAATCCAACAACTGATTCAAAAACAGGTGCAATCTTAATAATAAACTTAACAGATGGAGAAACAAAAGTATTTGATGTTTCAAGCTCAGAAGTTGATAAGTTTAAATCTTGGTACAATAATAAATCAGAATTCGAAAATAAGTTGACATATGTATTTAACAAGACAGTAAATTCAAACATATCAGTTGAGGAAGATGTTGTACATAATCAAATAACATCTTTTGAAATAAGAAAATATTAA
- a CDS encoding hemolysin XhlA family protein, producing MNDELVKDKLERCETRLNNHGDRLDKLEQDGRELKTELKNLCENLKNLTSMMKWFITAIGGALVSFFFYAVQAGIFNK from the coding sequence ATGAATGACGAATTGGTAAAAGATAAATTAGAGAGGTGTGAAACTAGACTTAATAATCATGGTGATAGGCTAGATAAACTTGAACAGGATGGAAGAGAGCTTAAAACAGAACTAAAGAACTTATGTGAAAATCTTAAAAATTTAACAAGTATGATGAAGTGGTTCATAACTGCTATTGGAGGAGCTTTAGTAAGCTTCTTTTTTTATGCAGTTCAAGCAGGAATATTTAATAAATAA